A region of the Fulvia fulva chromosome 7, complete sequence genome:
CAAACGCAGAAGCCAGGCGCACCAAATGGACAGCAGCAGCAACAAGGTGTGGTCACACCTGCCGCGACTCCTGCGACAGCTCAGGCGAATACCGGTGTGAGTGGTATTGTGCCAACACTGCAGAACATTGTCGCAACTGTCAACCTCGACTGCCGCTTGGACCTCAAGACCATTGCACTGCACGCACGTAACGCCGAGTACAACCCAAAGCGTTTCGCCGCTGTCATCATGCGCATTCGCGAGCCCAAGACCACTGCTCTGATCTTCGCATCCGGCAAGATGGTCGTCACTGGTGCAAAGTCGGAAGATGATTCGAAGCTGGCTAGCCGCAAGTATGCGCGCATCATCCAAAAGGTAGGCACATGAAATGCATGTCAGGTCGTGGTATTTCACTTGTCGCTCGACTTCTGAAGCCGCTCCTGTCCACTTTTCATATCATGTGCTAACATTCTGACTGCAGCTCGGTTTCAACGCCAAGTTCACCGACTTCAAGATTCAGAACATCGTCGGCTCTTGCGACATCAAGTTCCCCATCCGACTGGAGGGTCTTGCAAGCCGCCATCACATGTTCTCATCTTACGAGCCTGAGCTCTTCCCAGGTCTCATCTACCGCATGATGAAGCCCAAGATTGTGCTCCTCATCTTCGTGTCGGGCAAGATCGTCCTCACCGGTGCCAAGGTCCGAGAGGAGATCTACCAAGCCTTTGAGCTCATATACCCTGTTCTCTCCGACTTCCGCAAGACCTAAACCTCTCGGCTTGAGACAACAACTCGACCAACCACTAAGGCATCCTGTATCACCACAATGTACCAACAGAGGTTGATGCCACCTCACGACCGAAAGGTCAACGCACACTGGCTACGACATTAAACACAGATCAGTCACTGCACACGATTGTGACCCACTGGGTCACTGACTTCATTACTTGCTTTTTACAACTTCACTGCATCAGCGACGGCGTTACCGGAAACAGTCGACATCCAACTACTTCACGGACTCACAGCGAGGTCCGATTAGATCGGCATGCTTGGCCGCAGCATAAAGATGGCTGCAGCGTGCGATTGAGCTCTATAAGAGAGTTCCCAAGGCTGATGATACTAGATGGAAAGGTGTGGCAGACAGCATCGGCGGGCTTCGAATAGCCGATGGGATGCGAGCAAGAAGCGTTGGTATGGAATGAATACGGCTTACTTGGTAGATCACATCTCCAATGCCAGTAGTTTCATTCACCTCTTCGAGTTTCATGTGGCTCCCTTAGGCGTGCATGACCGGCGTAGCCCGTCACTGTTGCAAATCGTCGTCGCCCTGGTGTGATTGCCTGTATGCCGACCATGTTGTCATCGCTGCAAACGTTGCAACCCTTGCATCGCCTGCCTTCCTCCTCAGAACTGCTTCTGCGGCGACTCAGGTGGCAGGCAGTGTACCCATAGCGTTCCCAGCGCTTCCCAACCATGCCTGTGCATGACTATCCTTCATCATCTGCTCCTTATCTCATGGAACCGATGGAGAAGGTGAACTTTAGCACGCAACCACCCCAGTGGTCCTTGACGCCCAATGCCCACCACTCAACATAAGTGCCGTTGGGCATCATCTCATCTTTAGCATGCCAAACACATCCACAACTCCAGCACGCTCATAAGTCCCTTCAGACATCACCCACAGCCCAGCCCAGCCCATCACCAGCCCATTACCCACACATCACCACCACAACTCCCACCGCTACTCCCACCACTCCCCAACCCGCCACCTTCACCCTCCCCGAGGCGGCAGATTCCTTCCCATACGCAGCAGCAACCACACACTCCATCCCACTCCTTCTTTCCCTCTCACCCACCGGCCGGATCTCAAAACTCCGCACCGAGTACGGCAGCGTCGTACACTCCCCGTCCCCCGAGGAAGGAGTACTACAAGTCCACTCGGTCCAGGGTTCGATCAGACCATCGGATTCGGCGACTTGGTTGCAGTCTAGGCCGTTGTAGGTTTTCAAGGTTAGGTTGGTAGAGGTGGATGCGGGTTGGGAGTAGGAGATTTGGGAGTAGTTGAGGCTGTAGTCGAAGGAGGAGGTTCCGGTTAGTGTGTAGGTGAAGTTGGGGACTGTGGTGTTTGGGTGAGTGAAGGTGCTGTTGAGGTTGAAGCAGTGGGGGGTTGTGGGGGTG
Encoded here:
- a CDS encoding TATA-box-binding protein, coding for MDTMIYTPTNAAEAKQFTGPGSLSYGNVPPSQLTPPSENGSQTQKPGAPNGQQQQQGVVTPAATPATAQANTGVSGIVPTLQNIVATVNLDCRLDLKTIALHARNAEYNPKRFAAVIMRIREPKTTALIFASGKMVVTGAKSEDDSKLASRKYARIIQKLGFNAKFTDFKIQNIVGSCDIKFPIRLEGLASRHHMFSSYEPELFPGLIYRMMKPKIVLLIFVSGKIVLTGAKVREEIYQAFELIYPVLSDFRKT